In Desulfovermiculus halophilus DSM 18834, the DNA window GTGGATGGAAGTGCCCCCGGCCTGGACCGGCAGATTTCGCGCCGGTCACCGCTGGGCGAAGCTGTTGATGTCCTGATGGTAGTGGGTAATGCCCTGGACGATCCCCCAGGCCATTCGTTTCAAGAAAGCGTAGTTCTGCAACCTCTTGCGTTCAGTGGGGTTTGTCAGGTAGCCCAGTTCGACCAGGATGGCCGGCATCTGGGCGCCCATGAGCACGTAAAATGGTGCCCTGCGCACCCCATGGTCGTTTATGTTGTAAAACCGCTGGCTGTAATCCAACGTGGCGTCCAGGACCCTCTCGGCCAGCTTTTCGGACTCTTCGATTTTGGAGTTGAGCATCAAATCGGAGAGGATGAGCTGCAGATCGCTGATCTTTTTTTCTGATACGGAGTTTTCCCGGGCCGCTACCCGGACTGCCTCGTCGGAGTTGGCCAGGTTGAGGTAGTAGATCTCCAGCCCGTGGATCTTGGAGCTGCGATGGGCGTTGACGTGCAGGGAGATGAAGAGGTCCGTCGACTCGGCATTGGCCATGGCGGTGCGTTCCTCTAAGGGGATGAATTTGTCCGAGGTCCGGGTGTAGAGCACATTGTAGCCCTTTTCTTCCAGAATCTGGCCCATTATCGTGGCCAGGCGAAGATTGATGTCCTTTTCCATGATCCCGGAACAGACCGCACCCGGGTCTTTCCCTCCGTGTCCCGGGTCGAGCATGATGGTCTGGATGTCCAGGCCCAGCTGCTCGACTAGGTTGCTGGAAACCGACTTGCCTCCTTCCTTGGCCGCCCGGGCCAAGGCCTTGCTGGTGCTTTTCTGCTGTGCAGAGCTGGCTGGGGCATAGACGTCTATGACCACTCGATTCGGGTTGTCCAGGGAAAAGGTCCGGTAGTCGTTCAAGGAATTGACGTCCAGGACCACCCGGGCCTGATCGGGGCGGAACTGCCCGGCTCGAACCGTGCGCAGGATCCCGTCCTTGATGGAAAGCTTGTCCTGGACATCTTCGGCCAGCCGGGTGTTGTGCACGTCCACAACCACCCGGTAAAAGGGCTTGTCAATGGACGGATCCGGCTTGAGGAGCATATCCTTGTAAGCGGCTTGCGAATCCAGATCAAGGACCACCCGGGTATAGTCGTCGCTGCTCCAGTGCCGGATGGTTTGGATATGGACAGGATCGGAAGACCCGGATGATTGGCCAGAGTCTGCACCTTTTTTGCCTGCGGTATGGCAGGAAGCCCTCCAGGCATCGATCCTGGACGGATACTCGGCTTTGATCTTTTCCAGCAGGGCCTCGGCTTCCGGTGCCTTGTCCCCCTGATTATAGGACTGGGTGATCCGGGTCAGGATCTGATAGGCCCCCTGGGGACTGTCCATATGGTTGAGCAAGGTCTTTGCTGCAAAGAGCAGGGCGTCGTCCGTCCAACTGTGGGTTGGGAATTTCTTTTCCACCCGCCGGAAATAGTCCACCGCCTGCTCAAAGTCTTCCTGGAGATAGGACCGCTTGCCGAGTTCCTGGTAGGTCCGGCCCAAATAATACAGGGCCTTGGGAGCGTAGGAGCCGTCCGGATTGGCTTTGTATGCCCGCTGAAAGCGGTCTTTTACCCGCATCCAGGAGGAGCGGTACTTGGCATCCTGGGGATCCTTGCTCAGGGCATGGAAAGCGCGCCATCCAGCCTGGAACTCCTGGACCGGACCGGCTGACCAGCCCGGCGTGGCTAAAAGGACCAGTGAAAGGATGCCAAGGCATATGGCAGTCAGCTTAGAACAAGGCATATGAGATATCAGGGCGTCCTTGGATCATTTTTTGGTTCTTCGACGTAGGCTGTGGATTTTGGGAGTTTGCCATCTCTTCTGTGTGCCCACTTTCGGCCCGGTATTTTCTAAGCCCCGCCAAAGGGGGATCCCTGCCCCCTCCAGGCTACTCACGTGCAGATCACTGCTTTCTGTGTGACTAACCCACATGCCTGCCAAGGCGCAGGCACGCTTGCGCTAACGAAGCATACAAACGATTTCGATACCGATACCGATACCGACTGGGAGAGGTTACCCAATCGGATCCTGATAACTATTAACCAATAACTCATAACAGTTTTTCATATAAAAGCTTTTCATACACGTGAGTGCCTGGTTTCCCCCTTTTGGCGGGACCAAGAAAATGTGCGGGCCTGCCGCTCAAGGCACACAGAAGAGACGGCAAACTCTTATCTATGCAACTTCATTTTCTGTGTCCAAGAGCCATTTTTTAAGCGAGGGTAATAAAAGACAGGACGTGTGGCAAGGGCGGACAGGCGCGTGACCCGTCCACAGCCGCCCCATGTCCAGGAGAACCTGGGCTGGGCCGATCTGCCGCCCCGCGCTGGTTTGGCCCGGGGCGGACGTTTTGCCTGTCTATTCGACGGTTACGCTTTTGGCCAGGTTGCGGGGCTGGTCCACGTCTTTGCCCAGATAGACGGCCATTTCATAGGCAAAGAGCTGCAAAGCGGGGAGGAAAAGAAAGCTGTTCAACGGTCCCCAGACTTGGGGAACCTCCCACACAGGGGATATGTCCACCCCGGATCCCGGATGGGTCAAGGCCAGGATCGGGCCGCCCCGGGCCTGCACCTCCTGTAGGTTGGCCTGGAGCTTGGGCAAGAGTTCATCGGCCGGGGCCAGGGCAAAGGTGGGAAAATCAGCATCGATCAGGGCAATAGGGCCGTGCTTCATCTCTCCGGCGGCATACCCTTCTGCATGGATGTAGGAGATTTCTTTAAGTTTCAGGGCTCCCTCCATAGCCAGGGGCGTGTACATTCCCCGCCCGAGATAGAAGAAGCTGCGGGCCCGGCTGAAGTCTTGAGCCAGGCGGGAGGCCCGGTCCTGCATGCCTGGCAGGGCGGCCTGCATGACCTGGGGAAGGTCGCTGAGTCCGGCTACAGCTCGGCGAACAAAGTCCGAAGACAGAAAAGAGCGTTTCCGGCCCCAATCCAGAGCGATGAGCAGCAGGGCCACCATCTGGCTGCACATGGCCTTGGTCGAGGCCACGCTGATCTCCGGGCCGGCCTGGGTGTAGATGACCGCGTCCGACTCCCTGGCCACGCTGGAACCCAGGACATTGCACAAGCCCAAAACCTTGACCCCCTGCTCGGCAGCTATCCGCTGTCCGGCCAGGGTGTCTGCGGTTTCCCCGGACTGACTGATGGTCAGGACCAGATCCTGCTTTCGAAGGATGGGGCTGCGGTAACGGAACTCGGAGGCTATATCCACTTGAACCGGGATTTGGGCCCATTTTTCAAAGAGGTACTTGGCCCACAGCCCGGCATGGTAGGATGTGCCGCAGGCCACAATGTGCAGTACCTCAGGGATGGGCAGGTCCTGAATCTCCTCCAGGACGACGCTGCCCTGTTCCGGATCGATTCGTCCGGATGTGCAGTCCCGGATGACCTCGGGCTGCTCCATGATCTCCTTGAGCATGAAATGCCTGTATCCGCCCTTTTGGGCCGCCTGGACATCCCATGAGATGTGCTGGGGGGTCTTGTCCACTTCCTGCATGCTGCGCAAGTCGAAGACCTGCCAGGATGAAGGGGTGATCCGGACCAGCTCCCGGTCTTCGAGAAACACCACCTCCCGGGTATAGGGCAAAAAGGCCGGGATGTCCGAGGCCACATAGTTTTCTCCGGTCCCCAGACCCAGGATCAAAGGGCTGGAGTGCCGGGCGGCCCAGATCTCCTCCGGATTATGGACATTGATCACCGCCAGGGCGTATGAGCCGTCAACCCGGTCCAGGGTGGACTTGATGGCCTGGGGGATATCCTGTCCCTGGTTCAGGAAGCCGCTGATAAGGTGGACCAGTACTTCAGTATCCGTCTGGGAGGAGAAGCTCACCCCCTGGGATTGGAGCTCCCGTTTGAGAGAGGAATAGTTCTCGATGATCCCGTTGTGGACCAGGGCCAGATGGCTTCCCGAATCCCGGTGGGGATGGGCATTGTCTTCAGTGGGCAGCCCGTGGGTTGCCCACCGGGTATGACCGAGGCCGGTGGTGGCATGGGCTGCGTCGCTGGCCTTGATTTTGGCCGCCAGTTGGTCCAGCTTGCCCTGGGCCCGGATGGTCTCCAGCCTTTTGTTCTGGACGAAGGCAACCCCGGCCGAGTCGTAGCCCCTGTATTCCAAACGGCGCAGGCCGTCCATGATCATGGGGATGGCTGGGCGGTGGCCGCTGTATCCGATTATTCCGCACATAAGCCTGTCTCCGAAATTTTGATGGTTCAGGTTTGAGTGTGCCCGGCTCGGGCGATGAACTCCGGCCAGAGCCGGACCAACTCCCGCAGGGCATGTCCCCGGTGGCTCCGGCTGGACTTTTCCTCCCTGCTCATTTCAGCAGCCGTCCGTTTGCTCTCCAGGTCCACAAAGATGGGATCGTAGCCGAAACCCTGCTCGCCGCGGGGAGTTTCGGCAATCCTCCCCTCCCAGATTCCAGTGACGGTCAGCTCGGCCCCGTTTGGGGCACAGGCGGCCAGGACGCAGCAGAACCTGGCCCGGCGGTTCTGGTGGCCGGACAGGGCCTGCAGGAGCTTGGCGTTATTCTTGTCGTCCGTGGCCCCTTCCCCGCTGTAACGGGCGGAATAGACGCCAGGTGCCCCGTTCAAGGCCTCAACCTCCAGTCCGGAGTCGTCGGCCAGGGCGACAAGGCGGGTATGGCGGCAGACGTACCTGGCCTTATACAGGGCATTGTCTGCAAAGGTCCGGCCGGGCTCGGGGATGGAGCCGAGCTCCGGATAGTCGTCTTTCCCGCAGACTTTCAGCTCTGGATCCAGCTCCCGGAGCAGCTCTTTTATTTCCCCGATCTTTCCCGTGTTGGCACTGGCCAGTACTATGCGCATACTGTCTCCTGATTCAGAGGTCAGAGGTCAGAGGTCAGAGGTCAGAGATCAGAGGTCAGGGGTGAGCATGAACCGGCGGCATTCACAATGCCGGGGCTCAGCCGGGAGTTTTTGCAGGCAATCCTTTATCTCCCCTGCTCTCCGCGTGCGTTCTGAGTATTTTCCTTATTTTTCTTTTCTTCCTTCCTTACTCTGGCGTCAGATCGCTGTTTTCGGCGTTCTCTCCGGACAGTCCAAGCCTGGAGGCCCAGTCGTTCAGGCCGTCCAGACTGCGGACATGAATGTCCCGCTGGGGGAAGGCAATGGTGATGCCGTATTCCTGAAAGATCTTGTTCATGTCGTAGCGAAGATCAGATTCCGCCAGCCATCCGTAGTCAATTGAGGCATAGAAATACAGGGTGAACCGGAGGGAGCTGTCCCCGAACTCGGCAAAGCGGACAAAGGGCGCCGGCACTTTGAGGATATGAGGATGGGTGTCCGCGATGTACAGCAAAAGGCGGCGGACCAGCTCGATGTCGGTGCCGTAGGCCACACCCACCTGAACCTTGCGGCGCAGGATCTTGTCCTGGCGGTGGGTCCAGTTGGTGATCTCTTCACTGATCAGCTTTGAGTTGGGCAACAGGATGGTCGAGCGGTCAAAGGTCTGGACCTCAGTGGTCCGGATATTGATCTGCTTGACCTCCGCCCACAGGTCCCGGATCTGGACCACGTCCCCGGGCTGGATGGAACGTCCGAACAAGAGGATGATTCCGCTGATGAAATTGTTGAAGATGCTCTGGAGGCCAAATCCAATGCCCACGCTGAGTCCGCCGGCGACCACGGTCAGGCTGGTCAGATCCAGACCCAGAAAGGCCAGGGCCAAAATGATATAAATGCCCCAGACCCCGTAGGTCAAGAGTATGTTCAGGGAACCCACGGTACCGGAGTCCAGGGAGCTGTGCAGTTCAGCCGCGCTCTGAAGCAGGGATTTGAGAACAACCAGGCCGGAGCTGGCCAGATAAAACCCGATCAGGACGATGATCAGCCGGGCCAGATTGATGGACAGGACTCCCCAGCCCAGCTTGAGCTTGGACAGCTCCTGCAGGAACTGGAAATCCCCCAGGGTAATGCCCAGCCAGAGAATGATGAAGGAAAAGGAAAAGATCCACAGAACCGGGACCCCCATTCCCTGGACCAGGCCCCGGCCCAGGAATCCGACGGTATTTTCCGGGAACTGGATGATCTTGGCCCGCAAAAGCCCTGTAGAGCAGTTTCCGACTTGAAGACAGACACAGAAGACAAACCACATGGAGGTGAGCAGAAGGCTCAGATGCACCCAGCCGGCCAGGGTCAGGGGGACCAGGAGGGTGAACAGGACCACTGTCAGGCGGTACAGGGTGCGCTCCAGGGTCACATTGATCCTGGTCCGGTGGCGCTTGAAAAAGCCGATGAAGACGATCAACAGGGTGATCCACACCAGCCCGGTCAAGAACGGAGGGAGGATAAGGGTCTGCAGGATCTGGGAGAAGGCAAAGGGGAACCAGAGCAGGCGCAGGGGGTTGGAATAGAATTCGGACTCGTCGACCATGGAGAAGCGGATCAGCCATAAAAGGAGGATCAATCCCCATCCGAGGATGATCTGCCCCAGGGATTGAATGATCAAGGATTGAAAGCTGCCCTGAAAAAAGGTATTGGCCACAAGGATGGCCGCAGCCAGGGAAATGAACAGGGAGGCCGGAAGCATCCTCTTCAAGGGGGGGGCGTCCTGGAGGCGGGCATTGACCAGGGCCAGGAGGATGAGGGAAACTACATAGAATGCGGTGAAAAAGCCTGCAAAGCGGAGCAGGAACAGGGGCCAGTTGAAGTTGCCGAGGACGAAAAGATGGGTATAGACCGGCAGGTTTT includes these proteins:
- the rdgB gene encoding RdgB/HAM1 family non-canonical purine NTP pyrophosphatase, producing MRIVLASANTGKIGEIKELLRELDPELKVCGKDDYPELGSIPEPGRTFADNALYKARYVCRHTRLVALADDSGLEVEALNGAPGVYSARYSGEGATDDKNNAKLLQALSGHQNRRARFCCVLAACAPNGAELTVTGIWEGRIAETPRGEQGFGYDPIFVDLESKRTAAEMSREEKSSRSHRGHALRELVRLWPEFIARAGHTQT
- the glmS gene encoding glutamine--fructose-6-phosphate transaminase (isomerizing) translates to MCGIIGYSGHRPAIPMIMDGLRRLEYRGYDSAGVAFVQNKRLETIRAQGKLDQLAAKIKASDAAHATTGLGHTRWATHGLPTEDNAHPHRDSGSHLALVHNGIIENYSSLKRELQSQGVSFSSQTDTEVLVHLISGFLNQGQDIPQAIKSTLDRVDGSYALAVINVHNPEEIWAARHSSPLILGLGTGENYVASDIPAFLPYTREVVFLEDRELVRITPSSWQVFDLRSMQEVDKTPQHISWDVQAAQKGGYRHFMLKEIMEQPEVIRDCTSGRIDPEQGSVVLEEIQDLPIPEVLHIVACGTSYHAGLWAKYLFEKWAQIPVQVDIASEFRYRSPILRKQDLVLTISQSGETADTLAGQRIAAEQGVKVLGLCNVLGSSVARESDAVIYTQAGPEISVASTKAMCSQMVALLLIALDWGRKRSFLSSDFVRRAVAGLSDLPQVMQAALPGMQDRASRLAQDFSRARSFFYLGRGMYTPLAMEGALKLKEISYIHAEGYAAGEMKHGPIALIDADFPTFALAPADELLPKLQANLQEVQARGGPILALTHPGSGVDISPVWEVPQVWGPLNSFLFLPALQLFAYEMAVYLGKDVDQPRNLAKSVTVE
- a CDS encoding N-acetylmuramoyl-L-alanine amidase codes for the protein MPCSKLTAICLGILSLVLLATPGWSAGPVQEFQAGWRAFHALSKDPQDAKYRSSWMRVKDRFQRAYKANPDGSYAPKALYYLGRTYQELGKRSYLQEDFEQAVDYFRRVEKKFPTHSWTDDALLFAAKTLLNHMDSPQGAYQILTRITQSYNQGDKAPEAEALLEKIKAEYPSRIDAWRASCHTAGKKGADSGQSSGSSDPVHIQTIRHWSSDDYTRVVLDLDSQAAYKDMLLKPDPSIDKPFYRVVVDVHNTRLAEDVQDKLSIKDGILRTVRAGQFRPDQARVVLDVNSLNDYRTFSLDNPNRVVIDVYAPASSAQQKSTSKALARAAKEGGKSVSSNLVEQLGLDIQTIMLDPGHGGKDPGAVCSGIMEKDINLRLATIMGQILEEKGYNVLYTRTSDKFIPLEERTAMANAESTDLFISLHVNAHRSSKIHGLEIYYLNLANSDEAVRVAARENSVSEKKISDLQLILSDLMLNSKIEESEKLAERVLDATLDYSQRFYNINDHGVRRAPFYVLMGAQMPAILVELGYLTNPTERKRLQNYAFLKRMAWGIVQGITHYHQDINSFAQR
- a CDS encoding mechanosensitive ion channel domain-containing protein, with protein sequence MRVPCKSLHMQPAVCTLLRPLSSKAPGLAGVFAPFLVLILLILPSAQLWAQNGTSAEESAQQSQNEEQISKEQKSLASLLQAQREALQEQQTRLQELQTKLPSILSALDKGVHRLSDRLNVLIRLKGFIKKNFKELVIIKRNVNQLSQELQSAMDPLSKAREELQALEKNIQRRQKDLRNQLSISPQAIGPDQARTEIVQIRNMLDSIQGLLNQLAQGEKPALELNRQIQEFEKLVSQDLQKSWHEYFLEPSFSLFQLNTGTMGTQFEEWQENLPVYTHLFVLGNFNWPLFLLRFAGFFTAFYVVSLILLALVNARLQDAPPLKRMLPASLFISLAAAILVANTFFQGSFQSLIIQSLGQIILGWGLILLLWLIRFSMVDESEFYSNPLRLLWFPFAFSQILQTLILPPFLTGLVWITLLIVFIGFFKRHRTRINVTLERTLYRLTVVLFTLLVPLTLAGWVHLSLLLTSMWFVFCVCLQVGNCSTGLLRAKIIQFPENTVGFLGRGLVQGMGVPVLWIFSFSFIILWLGITLGDFQFLQELSKLKLGWGVLSINLARLIIVLIGFYLASSGLVVLKSLLQSAAELHSSLDSGTVGSLNILLTYGVWGIYIILALAFLGLDLTSLTVVAGGLSVGIGFGLQSIFNNFISGIILLFGRSIQPGDVVQIRDLWAEVKQINIRTTEVQTFDRSTILLPNSKLISEEITNWTHRQDKILRRKVQVGVAYGTDIELVRRLLLYIADTHPHILKVPAPFVRFAEFGDSSLRFTLYFYASIDYGWLAESDLRYDMNKIFQEYGITIAFPQRDIHVRSLDGLNDWASRLGLSGENAENSDLTPE